The segment ATACTGAATACTAAACCAAATCCTCCAATGAAGAAGAATACTGACATAACAAACGGTTGACCCGAGTTATTTGGCATATGAATGTCTTCAATTTTACCTTTGAATAATTCAACACCATTTTTCTTATAATCCCAGAATGCTTCTGATGAGCCTTTTTCTAGGTTCGGAGTAATTGCAAAGTTGTAAACTGGAACTGGTGTATGCGTTGCCCACTCAAGTCCACGTGCATCCCAAGGGTCACTTGAAATATCACGAGAAGAGTTTTTAAAGCTATACCAAATGTTCCATACAAGCATAAGGAATGATACTGTCATAATACCAGCACCGATGAACGATACCATATTTAATAAGCTAAAGCCTGTTGATTCAGAGAATGTGTACATACGGCGTGCTTGACCGTCTAAACCAGTGACATACATTGGCATGAACGACATGACGAAACCGATTGACATTGTCCAAACTGTTGCTTTACCGATTTTTTCATTTAGCATGAAGCCAAACATTTTCGGCCAGTAGAACGTTAAACCAGCTAACATCGCGTAAACAACACCAGGGATGATTACGTTATGGAAGTGAGCTACTAAGAACATTGTGTTGTGATATTGGTAGTCAGCTGCTGACATCGCAAGCATAACCCCAGTTACCCCACCAATTGTAAATAGTGGTAAGAAGTGTAACGCATATAACATTGGCGTCGTAATAACAATTTTCCCTTTATACAGTGTAAATAACCAGTTAAAGATTTTTACACCCGTTGGAACAGCAATTGCCATCGTTGTAATTGAGAAGATTGAGTTTGTTAATGCACCTTGACCCATTGTGAAGAAATGGTGCGTCCAAACTGCGAACGAGAATACCGAAATAATAAGCATTGACCAAACCATTGACGTGTAACCATATAAGTTACGACGTGCAAATGTTGAAATAACTTCTGAGAAAATACCGAATGCCGGTAAAATCAAGATGTATACTTCAGGATGTCCCCAAACCCAGAATAGGTTGGCCCAAAGCATGTCCATACCACCATTATCCATTGTAAAGAATTGTGTACCGAATAAACGGTCTAACGTACCCATTGCAAGTGCCACTGTTAAAACAGGGAATGCGAATACGATAATTAAGTTTGCAATAAGTGCTGACCAAGTGAACATTGGCATTTTGAATAATGTCATACCTGGTGCACGCATTTTCATAATTGTTGTGATGAAGTTAATACCTGTAATTAACGTACCAAGACCCGCAATTTGTAGTGCGATCATATAGTAGTTTGTACCAACAGAAGTACTAAATTCATTACTTGCTAGTGGGAAGTAAGAAGTCCAACCAGCGTCTGGAGATCCACCAAGTACGAATGAGATGTTGAATAATCCCATCCCCATGAAGAATAACCAGAAAGAAATTGCATTTAATCGTGGGAACGCTACGTCGCGTGCTCCGATTTGTAATGGTACTAAATAGTTAAAGAAGAATGTAATAAATGGCATTGCCATGAATAAAATCATGACTACCCCATGTGTTGTAAATACTTCGTTATAGTGCTGTGCATCTAAAAATGTATTATCTGGAACGGCAAGTTGCATACGTAACATAACTGCATCTACGCCGCCGCGGAATAACATTAATAACGCAACGAGTAAATACATGATACCGATTTTTTTATGGTCTACAGTTGTAATCCACTCGCGCCATAAGTAGCCCCACAATTTAAAATATGTGACAACTGCTACTAATGCGATTGAACCAATAACGATTGACGCCATCGCAATGTAAATTAATAAGCTTGGATGTGGAATCGCAAACTGAGCAAAAAATTCTTTCATTGTAGTACTCCTTTCAAAATTTCTATATTAGAAAAATTACTTAGTAGCTTGCTCTTCATCTGATGTTTCATGATGTTCTGGAGCTGGTGAGAACTCTAAGTGTGTACCCGTATAAGTTGAGCGACCAAGGTGACCTGGTTCTAATAACTCATCAAACTTTTCTTCTGTAAGTGGTTTTGCAGTAGCATGTACTTCATCTACCCACTCATCGAATTCAGCTTGTGTCATCGCAGTTGTGATAAATGTATTTTCAGCTGTACCGCGACCACTGAAGTTAGCGTTACGTCCCCAGAATTCGCCTGGATCATCCGCTGCTAAATGTAATGTTGTAACCATGTCTGACATCGCATATTTCTGACCACCTAGTTGTGGAATCCAGAAACTTGTAATCGGTCCGAATGAATATAAACGGAATTCGATTGGACGATCAGCCGGAATGTATAAATAGTTGACTGTTTCAACATCTTGTTCTGGATAACTGAAATGCCATTTCCAGTCAGATGATGATGCATAAATTACTAGTGGTTCCTGATTTTCATATCCTTGAGGAATGTTCTCAACAATATAGTTACTCTTAACAGATACAAATGCTAAGCCAGTAACGATAATTACAGGAATACCAATCATAATTGTTTCTACAAGCCAGTGACCTTCGATATGTGGTGGCTCGTAATCAGGGCTTTGCTTTGAAGCGCGGTATTTAACTAACATAAATACCAACATTGCAAAAACAGTTAAAACTACAACAGACATAACCGTAAGTAATAAGATTGTATCGTCGGCTTGTCTTTGTGCTTGTGGACCTTTAGGATCAAGGACAGCTAATTTATCATTACAACCAGCTAATAATACAGCGCCTAGTCCTAAGAAAGAGAGTAATGTTCCCTTCATATTTACTTTCATAGTTGGACTCCTTTCCAAAATAGATAGAGCTAGTTAGAATAGTCTTAAGCGCTTACAATGAGTGCTTAAACCTTAGAAAAATAAGTGTTGCATGAATAAAATCTTTTGTAACTCTTTGCACTATGTGTATAGTGAAAACTACGTTATATGTTCCCACAATACATACTTTTTCATCCGTACGTATTTAAATCAAACGTAAGTGATGCTTTCGGCAATCTCGACAGAAGAATTTATTATCGTGTCATGCGCAACATTTGAATGACATGTCTAACTGATATCGATTCTAGTGAAACATCAAATAAGTGTCAAAACATCTAATTGGAAAAACACTGATTTCAACAAGATTTTATCGGTGGTAATTTTTGAAAGTCACAGATAATAAGGCTTATCAAACAGAAAACTCGCAGTTACGAGAAATAAAAGCAACTCTATTTAATAATGACATTTTGATGAACATGCTAAAGTTGTTCTCTTCGGATTATTCTGACTCATCAACAATTTGTATACGTTACATTTATTTTACAAATATACCTGCGATATAACGCGCTTCATCGTAATATTAGTCTTATTTATTACTTTCGAGTTAGTTTTTAATTAAATTGATTTTATTATACAAAAAAAGTAATACGGGCTACTAAACCGTACTACTCTTTTAGTTTTTATTTAACAAATGCATACAATAATATTCCCGCTGCTACTGCTACATTTAAGGATTCTGCACCGCCTAAAATAGGGATAATGACATTTTGATCCGTTTTAGCAAGCAATTGTGGACTAATCCCACTACCTTCATTACCTAACAGTAAGGCAAAAGCGTCACTTGGCTCAACATTTTTATACGAAACCGCTTCTTCAAGAGATGTACCGTATACGCGAACACCATCTTGCTGAAGGTTTTCAATCCATTCCATTAAATCTCCGCGCACAACAGGGATGTGGAAATGCGAACCTTGTGCAGAGCGCAGTGTTTTCGGATTGAAAGCATCTACACAACCTTTGCCTAATACGACTGCATCGATTCCTGCTGCATCAGCCGTTCGAATCATTGTGCCAATATTGCCTGGATCTTGTACTGCATCGACTAGCAGCACTTTACGCCAATCATACTTTTCATCTTCTGATATTTCACGTTGTGTACAATGAGCAAAAACGCCTTGTGAATTTTCTGTTTCGGCAATTTCCTTTGCTACGGCATCATTGACTTCAATTAGCACAACATCATCAATATCCCAAAGTAACGGTAAATCCACACCGTCACGAACGATAATTTGCGTAATTTGATCTTTATGTTTTAATGCTTCTTCTACTAAATGAAAACCTTCTACGATATACTCGCCTGACTTTTCACGTTCTTTACGCTGCGTTAATAACTTTTTCCAATGCTTTACAAGCGCATTTTGAGTTGATTCAATTCGTTTCATTTTATCCGTCCTCTACCTTTATTCGATTACCCATTTTAGCATAAAACACTTTTTTTCCCTAATGGATTCGATGTATAATTATTGAATTTTTGTTCATAGTAAGTGAAAAGGAGGTTTCATATGGATTTTCAAATTCGACAAGCCATTACGGCAAACGTAACAAATTCACAGCCAAATGAATTTAGCGACATTGTAAACGATGCAATTTCACGCGGTGAGGAGCACCTACTACCAGGTCTCGGAGTCTTTTTAGAGAAATGGTGGAGTGCAGCAAATGAAAATGAACGAAATGAATTTTCTCAAAAGTTAGCCGCTCAGTTCGCATCGTAATAAGCACGGTATAAACAGATGAATATCGCTTTTCAGTTTAACGGCAAACAGGAGAGCGCTCTTTAAACACCACAATGTTGAAACTTGAGATTGCCCCATCTCAAATCAACATTGTGGTGTTTTTCAAATGGAACTGTAAATAATAAATAAAATACCCACCTCAACTATCAAATGGTCATTGAGGTGGGCTACTAGAAATTATTGACGATATGTTTTATCCATAATTAAAATTGGTTTAATAACTGCACCAGATACAGATTCTTGTGCTGCTTCGTTAATTTGCTCAAAATCATAATATTTCACTAACTTATCGAATGGGAAGCGTCCCTCTTTATGGAATTTCACAAGCTGTGGAATTGATAATTGTGGGATACCATCCCCCATTACAACACCAATCATATTTTTACTTGCCATCGTGATTTCCGCTGTTGGAATAATTTCTAGACTATTTCGTGAAACAGCTATTGGTGCGAATGTACCACCTTTACCTAAAACAGTTAAGGCTGTTTTCATAACAGGCGATACACCTGTTGTATCGACAGAGTAGTTTACCCCTCTGCCATTTGTAATTTCTTGAACTTTTGCAATTGGATCTTCGTTCTTACTATTAATTGTATGTGTTGCACCTAGCTCTTTTGCTAGCTCTAGACGGCTATCATGAATATCGATTGCAATAATTGTTGAACAGCCTTCAAGTTTAGCTGCCATCATAGCAGCTAAACCAACTGCTCCCGTACCAAATACAGCAATTGAAGAACCAATCGTAGGTTTTAAACCGTTTACAACTGTGCCACTACCTGTTAAGAAACCACAGCCAAGTGGGCCAACTAAACGTAAATCTGCATCCGCATCTACCTTTGTTAAATTGCTTTCATGCACTAATGAATGCGTTGTGAATGAAGAGTGTCCATAAAAGTTTTTAATCGGTGTTTTGTCTTCGCGATAAAATGTATGGCTACCATCTTCACGTACACCTGAAAAATTCAGCTTCATCCAATCATCACAAACGGATGGGCGTCCTTGTTGGCAACTTTCACAATGACCACAATAGGCATAAGACATAACTACTTGGTCGCCTACTTTAAAATTCTTTACTGCACTTCCTACCTGCTCTATAATTCCTGCCCCTTCATGTCCTAGCACAACTGGGAAAGCAACAGCTGTATTTCCTCTACGGATTGTTTCGTCAGACATGCACATACCCGACGCAACCATTTTCACTAATACTTCATCTGCTTGCATTTCAGCTAACTCTAATTCTTCTAACACATAATCTGTATCTGCTCCACTTACAACTGCTGCTATTGTTTTTACCATTTCAACTTCCCCCTCATTATTAATTAATTTGCTTGCATACATTTATCTCGAATTTGAGATATATGGCATCTCTGTATGAGCAATTTCATTGTAACAATGGATGAAGGACAAATATAATTAGTAAAAGTAATAGTAACTTAAGCAATGCTTATAGAAGGAGCTAACAATGAATATTGAGCAAATGCAATATATTGTAGAAATCGCTAAAACAAAATCATTAATTGCCGCATCTCAAAATTTACACATTAGTCAATCCGCGCTTAGTCAATCGCTTACAAATTTAGAAATGGAGCTCGGGATAAAAATTTTTAACCGTTCTCGAAATGGTACTGTCGTTACGTCTGTTGGTCAGGATATTATTCAAAAGGCAGAAGAGGCTTTACTAAAAGTACAAGAAATAAAAGACCTTTCCTCAGAATATGTAGGGATGTTAAATGAAAAGCTACAAATCGCTAGTATTCCCGTAAGCTTTTCATTACTCGTTAAAACAGTAGCACGTTTTAATCAAGATTTTCCTATGACGAAAATTTCAATTACGCAACGTAACTCGCAACAAGTCATACAAGAAGTTAGCGAAAAACAGGTTGACCTTGGCATAATTGCAATAAAAGAAAGTGAACTTGAATCAATTAAAGGCTTAACTGTTGAACCTTTTTATGAAGGGAAAATGCTGTTAGCAGTTGGAAAAAGTTCAGAACTTGCGACAAGGAAAAGTATTTCTCCCAAAGAATTATTAGCGCATCCGATTATTTTATATAATGAAACACATTTTGAGCGTACACTTCAGCTTTTTGAAGAGCAATTTGGCAAAGTAAATACGTCATTTACAAGTGACAATGCACTCGCTATTTTCACAGCTTTGTATGAAAATATTGCTGCCACATTCTTTTATGATATTACAATACATACTTCGCCTAGCCTTATACTGGATGAAATTAGAACTTTAGAAATTAGCGATTTTGAACAAGAACCCATTTTATTTTGTTGGGTGTATGCAAAAAATACCGAAAGTTCTTTTATTGTTATGAAAAAGTTTTTAAATAGCTTTATGAACAATTTCAAGGTCAATTAAATTACTCCCTAGCTATTAAATAACTGATACCATGATGAAAATCACCTTTCAAACAACGAGTTTTTGAGAGGTGATTTTCTTACGTAAGCATTAGTAAAGAGCCCGCAACTTGTTTCGCAAAGGTTTTGGCATCGGTATTTTTTTGCTTATCCCACGCTACATAGCTTCCATATAAGCCCCAGCTAATGAGGACAGCCTGTAATTTTTGTTCCTCTGGTAAATGTTTTTCAATTGTTACTAACAAATAGTCCTTCACTTTGTCATCAATCATTTGAGTAAATGCTGTATAGCCTCTTCGACATTGCGAAAACATTTGATCGTGGACACATACAATCGCTAAAAACATTTGTACAATCATATCTTCCGTGAAAGCGCGATTAGGGCTTTCTTGAAGATTCTCTGTGAAAATTTGTTCGATCCGCTCCGATAATACTTCTTCCAATAATGCATATTTATCAACAAAATGCGCATAAAATGTGGCGCGATTAATCGTTGCTTGCTCCGTAATATCCTTTACTGTTATTTGTTCAAAACTTTTTGAAATAATGAGTTGATTAAATGCTTCTACAATCAACTTCCGTGTACGAACCGTTCTTGGATCCATCGTTTTTTCCATTGTTGCACTTCCCTTTCACAACAGATTCTCAATTATGTTGCTTACATAACAAAATCCGGTTGATGTTCATTGTACTTTTTTACGATCCATCTTATAGTGAAAATATACAACACGTGTTGCTTACATGACAACTATTCAGAAAAGGTGGCGCATTTTTTATGTTATCAATTCAATCTGTCCAACCGATCCCACTTCAAGGTGGCGACGGTCGACAAGTACGTTTAGTATTACAGCCAACAAATCCACAGGAGCACGATCCTTTTATTATTTTAGCCGACGACCAATTTGCACATAATACATTTGCTGATCATCCGCATAAAGGAATTCAAACCGTTACCTATGTCATTGATGGCAGTTTGGAACATTATGATAGCAAAACAAATGGCGGTGGTCGTTTAAATCCTGGCGATTTTCAAATTATGACGGCCGGGCGAGGCATTATTCACAATGAAAACCCAGATCCCGGTCAAGAAGCGCGTGTCCTACAACTTTGGGTCAATCTATCAAGTGAACATAAAAAAGTGGACGGTCAATATGAGGATTTAGCACATGTAAATGTACCATTCATTGAATTTGATGGAGGTAAAATTGAAGTGTATGCTGGTGAAATGAATGGTGTAAAAT is part of the Solibacillus sp. FSL K6-1523 genome and harbors:
- a CDS encoding TrmH family RNA methyltransferase, which translates into the protein MKRIESTQNALVKHWKKLLTQRKEREKSGEYIVEGFHLVEEALKHKDQITQIIVRDGVDLPLLWDIDDVVLIEVNDAVAKEIAETENSQGVFAHCTQREISEDEKYDWRKVLLVDAVQDPGNIGTMIRTADAAGIDAVVLGKGCVDAFNPKTLRSAQGSHFHIPVVRGDLMEWIENLQQDGVRVYGTSLEEAVSYKNVEPSDAFALLLGNEGSGISPQLLAKTDQNVIIPILGGAESLNVAVAAGILLYAFVK
- the sspI gene encoding small acid-soluble spore protein SspI, producing MDFQIRQAITANVTNSQPNEFSDIVNDAISRGEEHLLPGLGVFLEKWWSAANENERNEFSQKLAAQFAS
- the qoxB gene encoding cytochrome aa3 quinol oxidase subunit I yields the protein MKEFFAQFAIPHPSLLIYIAMASIVIGSIALVAVVTYFKLWGYLWREWITTVDHKKIGIMYLLVALLMLFRGGVDAVMLRMQLAVPDNTFLDAQHYNEVFTTHGVVMILFMAMPFITFFFNYLVPLQIGARDVAFPRLNAISFWLFFMGMGLFNISFVLGGSPDAGWTSYFPLASNEFSTSVGTNYYMIALQIAGLGTLITGINFITTIMKMRAPGMTLFKMPMFTWSALIANLIIVFAFPVLTVALAMGTLDRLFGTQFFTMDNGGMDMLWANLFWVWGHPEVYILILPAFGIFSEVISTFARRNLYGYTSMVWSMLIISVFSFAVWTHHFFTMGQGALTNSIFSITTMAIAVPTGVKIFNWLFTLYKGKIVITTPMLYALHFLPLFTIGGVTGVMLAMSAADYQYHNTMFLVAHFHNVIIPGVVYAMLAGLTFYWPKMFGFMLNEKIGKATVWTMSIGFVMSFMPMYVTGLDGQARRMYTFSESTGFSLLNMVSFIGAGIMTVSFLMLVWNIWYSFKNSSRDISSDPWDARGLEWATHTPVPVYNFAITPNLEKGSSEAFWDYKKNGVELFKGKIEDIHMPNNSGQPFVMSVFFFIGGFGLVFSMFGLAIFGLIGVLITMGVRSLEDDHGYHIHKHEVEATEKSYEKGGAK
- a CDS encoding NAD(P)-dependent alcohol dehydrogenase, with protein sequence MVKTIAAVVSGADTDYVLEELELAEMQADEVLVKMVASGMCMSDETIRRGNTAVAFPVVLGHEGAGIIEQVGSAVKNFKVGDQVVMSYAYCGHCESCQQGRPSVCDDWMKLNFSGVREDGSHTFYREDKTPIKNFYGHSSFTTHSLVHESNLTKVDADADLRLVGPLGCGFLTGSGTVVNGLKPTIGSSIAVFGTGAVGLAAMMAAKLEGCSTIIAIDIHDSRLELAKELGATHTINSKNEDPIAKVQEITNGRGVNYSVDTTGVSPVMKTALTVLGKGGTFAPIAVSRNSLEIIPTAEITMASKNMIGVVMGDGIPQLSIPQLVKFHKEGRFPFDKLVKYYDFEQINEAAQESVSGAVIKPILIMDKTYRQ
- a CDS encoding pirin family protein; amino-acid sequence: MLSIQSVQPIPLQGGDGRQVRLVLQPTNPQEHDPFIILADDQFAHNTFADHPHKGIQTVTYVIDGSLEHYDSKTNGGGRLNPGDFQIMTAGRGIIHNENPDPGQEARVLQLWVNLSSEHKKVDGQYEDLAHVNVPFIEFDGGKIEVYAGEMNGVKSPMKLFTPFTFAAVTVENGASELIIPAEYNSYIYVLEGSITVQDQTIQTHNVVRFDSSSLVDSISFSTTSHAKFVVFAGLPIKEPIAARGPFVMNTEEEIKEAYASYRNGTFLDGVPY
- a CDS encoding LysR family transcriptional regulator, whose amino-acid sequence is MNIEQMQYIVEIAKTKSLIAASQNLHISQSALSQSLTNLEMELGIKIFNRSRNGTVVTSVGQDIIQKAEEALLKVQEIKDLSSEYVGMLNEKLQIASIPVSFSLLVKTVARFNQDFPMTKISITQRNSQQVIQEVSEKQVDLGIIAIKESELESIKGLTVEPFYEGKMLLAVGKSSELATRKSISPKELLAHPIILYNETHFERTLQLFEEQFGKVNTSFTSDNALAIFTALYENIAATFFYDITIHTSPSLILDEIRTLEISDFEQEPILFCWVYAKNTESSFIVMKKFLNSFMNNFKVN
- a CDS encoding TetR/AcrR family transcriptional regulator, producing the protein MEKTMDPRTVRTRKLIVEAFNQLIISKSFEQITVKDITEQATINRATFYAHFVDKYALLEEVLSERIEQIFTENLQESPNRAFTEDMIVQMFLAIVCVHDQMFSQCRRGYTAFTQMIDDKVKDYLLVTIEKHLPEEQKLQAVLISWGLYGSYVAWDKQKNTDAKTFAKQVAGSLLMLT
- the qoxA gene encoding cytochrome aa3 quinol oxidase subunit II encodes the protein MKVNMKGTLLSFLGLGAVLLAGCNDKLAVLDPKGPQAQRQADDTILLLTVMSVVVLTVFAMLVFMLVKYRASKQSPDYEPPHIEGHWLVETIMIGIPVIIVTGLAFVSVKSNYIVENIPQGYENQEPLVIYASSSDWKWHFSYPEQDVETVNYLYIPADRPIEFRLYSFGPITSFWIPQLGGQKYAMSDMVTTLHLAADDPGEFWGRNANFSGRGTAENTFITTAMTQAEFDEWVDEVHATAKPLTEEKFDELLEPGHLGRSTYTGTHLEFSPAPEHHETSDEEQATK